GGATCTACAGCGGGCCAGCCTGAATGGTGGCTTCGGCAAGGCGTTTGAACTCGGCAAGGATGATCTTCTGACCGATGCTGCCGACGTGCAGGCCTGGTCGGCGATGGAAAGCGGCGCGGTCGATCACATGAACGAGGACCACCGCGACGCCATCAAACTTTATGCCGAAGTTCTCCTGAAAGCCGAAGACGCCAACTGGCGGCTTGCCTGCCTCGACCCTGAGGGGCTCGACCTCGTGGCGGGAGATCGGATTGTGCGCCTGTGGTTCAAGGAGCGGCTCGCAGATCCCGCACGGCTTCGGGAAACCCTGGTTGCGCTGGCGCTCCAGGCCCGTAATCAGGATTGAGCAGGCAGCTGGGCGGTCTCAAGCCGCTCGGAGATGCCCCAGAAAGTCATCAAGGCTTGTTTGGACCGTGTTGATTTGAGTTGCGACGAGCTCAACCCCGCCCACGACATCTTTCAGTTTTTCACCGGAAGCCTCGGCCGAGCGGTTAACCTGGGTAATGTTTTCTGAAATCTCCGTGCTGCCATGCGCCACTTCCGAGGCGTTCTTGGCGATCTCGGACGTCACTGCGTCCTGTTCTTCAATCGCCGAGGCAATGCCAGCGATCTTGTCGCGGACATCGGTCATGGAGCGCACCACATCTTGAATGGAAACCGAGCAGGAAGCCGCGCCAGACTGAACTCCGGTCAGCTGAGAGCCGATCTGTTCGGTCGCTTGGCCGGTTTGTGTGGCTAGGGCTTTGACTTCGGACGCAACGACCGCGAACCCTTTTCCGGCTTCTCCTGCACGGGCTGCTTCGATCGTGGCATTCAAGGCCAGCAGGTTGGTTTGACCGGCAATATCCGTGATGAGCTTAAGCACATCATTGATCTCACTCGCTGCAACCGACAGGGACGAGACGGTTTCTTCCGAGGTTTCAGCTTGTTTGGAGGTCTGGTCCGTTGATGTGTTCGCTAAGGTAACCTGCCGGGCAATCTCCTGGATCGAAGCGGCAAGTTCTTCGGCGGCTGATGCGACGGACTGGACGCTGGCCGTGGATTGTTCAGCAGCTGCGGCGACCGTATGGGAGCGATTGATCGTATCGGAACTCATTTGAGCAAGATCATCCGCGTGCACCGACAGTTTTTGTAAGGCCGATTGAACTTCCGAGCAGCTGGTCATCATCACCCGCTCCAGTTCGTCCGCCAAACGCAAGCGTGTCTCCCGCCGCTCCTCAACAGCGCGCTCTTCTTCTTCGCGGGCTTGGGTCTGTAACCGTTGCATTTCAATTGTGTTTTGCCGGAAGACTTCAAAAGCCTCGGCAACCGCGCCAATCTCATCGCGCGACCTGACTTTGACTGAAACGTCCGTATCGCCATTGGCCAGGCTTTTCAGGCCGTTGGAGACCTCCTTCAACGGCATAGCAATACCGAAACGCGCATAGAGGACCGAGCCGGTCACACAGAGACCAAGAGAGATGACGGCTGTCCAGATGATCTGCTGAAAAGCCTGTTTTTCATGGGCTTCTGCAGCCTGAGCCGCTGCCAGAGTAAATTGCTCGATTTCCTGAAGAAGGGCGATCAGTTCCCGGTCAAGACGTTCCTGTTCTTCCTCTAAGGTGAGGACGATCGCAGCTGCTGCGGCCAAGTCTTCTGCATCTATGTAATGCAGGACTTCATCAACGTGTGACTTGTATTGCGCGTATTCGGCCTCGATCCGTTTGAGTTGATTGAGGGCACTTTCAAACTCTGTCCTTTCAATCTCTGAAGCGGCATTGTCCAGGGCATATTTTGCCAGGTCCTCAGCTTTCAGGATTTCGTCAGCGACCTGGACCTCAAGTTTCAAGATTGCAGATTTGACATCGCCAATTGCGTGCTTCTCTTCGCCAGCTTCCAGGCCGGAAAGACGCATGAGACGTTCGACGAGGGCAGCTTGTTCCAGTTGATGGTTGGTAACGTGACTGATCGCTGTTGTCAGCGGAATGTCTTTTTCGGCAATGTTGGTCAGTTCCTTGCCAATCATGGACATCTGGTAGACGGAGACACCCGCCACCACGATGAGCCCAGCACAAAGAAAGGCGACCAGCCCAAGTATTTTCGTTGCAACCGTTGCGGATACCTGACGTGAAAGTGCCATCGCAGAATCTCCTGCGCTTATTGATTGGAAGGTCCTAAAAACGCTACGTAATTTTATGTAGACTGATGCTGATCAGTTGAAGAAACGGTAAATTTTATCGTTCAAAGAAAAAGTTTTGCAATTTATGATAGAATTCACGATGACGAAACTACAAAAATTCAATCCTGTGAAAATAAGGTGGTCAGTTCTCGGCATCGGGCGTTGCTGCTGACACACGAGCGTTTCGATTTTGGTTTGAAACTTATGCCTAAGGGCAGGTTTACCCAGCACTCCGCCGTGCCGGATGGAGGGCACGGCGGAGGGTTTGCTGGTTTACCCAGTTCCCTGGATGGCGGACAGCAGCCAGTCACCGCCGGAGCTGCGGACGAATGTCCAGACTTCTGTGCTTTCGGAAGGCGCATCCGGGTCTCCGGAAATGACCTCATGACTGTCCCGTTTGGCGATGTAATCGACTGCGCTGTAGCGCATAGCGACTGTTACATAGTCATTTCCATTTTCGTTCCAGGATTCGGCAACATCGCCCTGGAGCAGTTTGACATCCGAAACAACGTTCTTTTTGCCGGCTGAGGCGAGTTCGCCGAGTTCTTCTGCCAGATAGGACATGGCTTCCGGTGTTGCCAGCTGGCGCAACGCGGCATAGTCCTCACTGGCGTAGGCGGACTGAACTTCGCTCAGCATGTCCTCAAACCGGTCAAGGTCTGCTGCTGTTGCCTCATAAGGCTGGGTTGCCGGCTGGTCAAAGGTTTGAGAAGTTGAGCCACTGGCTCCACCACCGCCAAAGCTGAACGGGGTTGCCTGAGATGCGTTCTGGTCTGGTGCTGGTTGGTTGGGCGCCCGTTCAAAAGGGTTTGGGCCAGCGGTTGCCGGTTGTTGCCGGGAGCGAAAGAAGCGCATGGCGAGGCTGACCAGCAAAACGATAAGGCCGACTTGAAGGATCAGGCCGAGGAACCCGGCGAAGCCGCCAAGGCCGCCGCCAAACAGCATTCCGACGAGACCTCCGAGCATTAAGCCGCCAAGCAAGGCGCCTCCGAACCCGCCAAAGAGGCCAGGGCGCTGTGCATTTGCAGCTTGTCCGCCAGCGCCCGGAGTGGTCCGCTGTGTCTGTGCAGGCTGGGGCGTCATAGACCGTTGAACGGGTGCTGCTGTTTCCGGCGCGGTTTTGGTCGCGGGCGGTGCGGAGTAGGTTTTGCTGCCTCTGCTGCCAAATCCGCCGAACCCGCCTTTTCGGGCTTCGGCATAGTCAGTTGCGGCAAACATCGTTGCGATCGCAACGATCATGAAGGCTGTCGTCTTGCGCAGGCGGCGGGCGGCAGCAGGCATTTTCGTCTCCTCTTGAGGGCCATTTTGGCCGGTTGCAGCAGATGTAGGGATTTCCCTATCAATTGCCAGCGGTGAGAGTGGGTCTTTGTGGCGAAAACAAAGAAATTTCATGTTGAGGCAGGCTAGGAAAATGCATCTTGGGAAACCGTAAGTCGGGCTCAGAAAACAAAAGAGGGCGGGGATCATCCCCGCCCTCGAATATATAACTTTGGCAGAAGGTTAGGCCTTGCCCCAGCCGCCAGCTGTTGGGGTGATGACCGTGACGGCTTCACCCGGCTCCAGAATGGTCTGATCGCAGCCCTTGAGCGGCTGTACCGTTCCGTCCAGACGGCGGACCTCGGTGCGGCCAAGTTCGCCGTTCTCGCCGCCTTCCATGCCTTTCGGCTCGATGGTGCGGTGGGAGCCAAGGATGG
This window of the Roseibium alexandrii DFL-11 genome carries:
- a CDS encoding methyl-accepting chemotaxis protein, with product MALSRQVSATVATKILGLVAFLCAGLIVVAGVSVYQMSMIGKELTNIAEKDIPLTTAISHVTNHQLEQAALVERLMRLSGLEAGEEKHAIGDVKSAILKLEVQVADEILKAEDLAKYALDNAASEIERTEFESALNQLKRIEAEYAQYKSHVDEVLHYIDAEDLAAAAAIVLTLEEEQERLDRELIALLQEIEQFTLAAAQAAEAHEKQAFQQIIWTAVISLGLCVTGSVLYARFGIAMPLKEVSNGLKSLANGDTDVSVKVRSRDEIGAVAEAFEVFRQNTIEMQRLQTQAREEEERAVEERRETRLRLADELERVMMTSCSEVQSALQKLSVHADDLAQMSSDTINRSHTVAAAAEQSTASVQSVASAAEELAASIQEIARQVTLANTSTDQTSKQAETSEETVSSLSVAASEINDVLKLITDIAGQTNLLALNATIEAARAGEAGKGFAVVASEVKALATQTGQATEQIGSQLTGVQSGAASCSVSIQDVVRSMTDVRDKIAGIASAIEEQDAVTSEIAKNASEVAHGSTEISENITQVNRSAEASGEKLKDVVGGVELVATQINTVQTSLDDFLGHLRAA
- a CDS encoding Tim44 domain-containing protein; protein product: MPAAARRLRKTTAFMIVAIATMFAATDYAEARKGGFGGFGSRGSKTYSAPPATKTAPETAAPVQRSMTPQPAQTQRTTPGAGGQAANAQRPGLFGGFGGALLGGLMLGGLVGMLFGGGLGGFAGFLGLILQVGLIVLLVSLAMRFFRSRQQPATAGPNPFERAPNQPAPDQNASQATPFSFGGGGASGSTSQTFDQPATQPYEATAADLDRFEDMLSEVQSAYASEDYAALRQLATPEAMSYLAEELGELASAGKKNVVSDVKLLQGDVAESWNENGNDYVTVAMRYSAVDYIAKRDSHEVISGDPDAPSESTEVWTFVRSSGGDWLLSAIQGTG